TCATACTGTTCTTTCAGGCCTTCCAGGGTGATGTCCTGGCCCAATTTCTGATTATATTTTATCTCCACCCCCAGGTCGGTGACGGTCTTGACCTCCTGGTCCAGCACCTCCTTGGGCAGGCGGTACTGCGGAATGCCGTAGCGCAGCCATCCGCCGGACTTGGGCAGGGCCTCGAAGATGGTGACGGCGTGACCCTTTTGGCGCAGATAGTAGGCGGCAGTCAGCCCGGCCGGGCCGGCCCCCACCACCGCCACCTTCTTGCCGCTGTCGGGCGCCACCGGTGGCAGGTATGGCCGGCCGGAGTTGAGGTCGAGATCGGCCGCATGCCGCTTGAGGTAGCAGATGGACACCGGCTCCTCCACCAGGTTGCGGCGGCACTCGGTCTCGCAGGGATGGGGGCAGACCCTTCCCAGCGAGGCCGGCAGGGGAAGGGTCTCCTTGATCAGCTTGATGGCCTCGGCCTCCATGCCGTTGGCGATCAGCGCGCTGTAGCCCTGGACGTCGCAGCCGGCCGGGCAGGTGTCCACGCAGGGAGCGATGCAGTCGCCGTAGTGGTTGGACAGCAGCAGGCCCAGCGCCATCTGGCGGGCGGCCTTCACCCGGTCGTTCTCGGTCTCCACCACCATCCCGTCCATCACCTTGGTGGCGCAGGCCGGCACGAAGCCCCGGGCGTTCTTGACCTCCACCAGGCACACCCAGCAGGAGCCGTAGGGCTCCAGCTTGCTGTCATGGCACAGGGTGGGGATGAAGGCCCCCTGGTCCCTGGCCACCTCGACTATGGTCTGATTGGAATCGCAGGCGATCTGTTTGCCGTTGAATGTGATGTTTATCTGCATTTCTACCTCACCTTTATGGCGTCGAATTTACATTTGGTCACGCAATTGCCGCACTTGATGCAGGTCTCCTGGTCTATCACGTGGGGTTTCTTCACCTGTCCCGAGATGGCCGTCACCGGGCAGACCCTGGCGCAGGCGGTGCAGCCCACGCATTTCTCGGGGACGATCTCGTACTTCAGCAGTTCCTTGCAGGAGTGGGCCGGACACCTCTTCTCCTTGATGTGGGCTTCGTACTCCTCACGGAAATATTTGACGGTGGTCAGCACCGGATTGGGCGCGGTCTGTCCCAGCCCGCACAGCGAAGAGATCTTGATCTTCTCGGCCAGCTCCAGCAGCAGTTCTATGTCCCCCTCTTTGCCCTGGCCCTTGGTGATCCGCTCCAGGGTCTCCAGCATCCGCTTGGTGCCCACCCGGCAGAAGGTGCATTTGCCGCAGGATTCCTTCTGGGTGAAATCCAGAAAGAACCGGGCGATGTCCACCATGCAGGTGGTGTCGTCCATCACCACCATGCCGCCCGAGCCCATGATGGCCCCGGTCTGGCCCACCGAATCGTAGTCCACGATGGTGTTGCCCAGGGCCGCCGGGATACAGCCGCCCGAGGGGCCGCCCATCTGCACCGCCTTGAAGCTGCGGCCGTCCTTGATGCCGCCCCCCACCTCGTGGATGATCTCGTTGATGGTGATGCCCATCGGCACCTCCACCAGCCCGCCCCGGGCGATCTTGCCGGCCAGGGCGAACACTTTTGAGCCCTTGCTCTTCTCGGTGCCCAGGGAAGCGAAGGCCGCCGCCCCGTTGAGGATGATCCAGGGCACGTTGGCGAAGGTCTCCACGTTGTTGATGTTGGTGGGCTTGCCCCACAGGCCGGACACCGCCGGGAAGGGCGGCCTGAGGCGGGGCATCCCCCGCTGGCCCTCGATGGAGGCCATCAGGGCCGTCTCCTCGCCGCAGACGAAGGCCCCGGCCCCCTCCTTAATCTTCATCTCGAAGCAGAACTTGGTGCCCATGATGTTCTTTCCCAGAAAGCCCCTCTTCTTGGCCTGCTCGATGGCCAGCTTCAGCCGCTCCACCGCCAGGGGATATTCGGCCCGGACGTAGAAATAGCCCTCGTCGGCCCCGATGGCGTAACCGGCGATCAGCATCCCCTCCATCACGTTGTGGGGGTCGCCCTCCAGCACGCTGCGGTCCATGAAGGCCCCGGGGTCGCCCTCGTCGCCGTTGCAGACGATGTATTTTTTGCCGCCCTGGGAGCCCCGGGCGAAATGCCATTTGCGCCCGGTGGGGAAGCCGGCCCCGCCCCGGCCCCTTAAGCCGGAGTCCAGCACCTCCTTGATGACCTGGTCGGGCGACATCTTCCTGAGTGCCTTCTCCAGGGCTTTATATCCGCCGTGGGCCATGTAATCCTCTATCTTCTCGGGATCCATCTGCCCGCAGTTGCGCAGCACGATCCTCTTCTGCTTGGCGTAAAAGCTGTCGTCCGGCAGGGCCCGGTCGCTGGCCCTCACCAGCCATTCGGCCACCGGCTGCCCTTTGGTCAGATGCTGGTCGACGAAGCGCGGCATCCGGTCCGGGGTCATGTTGCCGTAGGTGTAGACCTGGCCGTTCTTGTGGTGGACGTCCAGCAGGACCTCGCTGTAGCACATGCCCACGCAGCCGGTGTCGGAGACCTGGACGTTGAGTTTGGCTTTTTTAAGGCTCTCCATCAGGGCCGCCTTGACCTTGTGGCCGCCGGCCGCGATGCCGCAGCTGCCCAGCCCCACCACTATCCGGTAGTCCGGAGCCGTCGGCTTTTTTACGGCCTTCTTCTTGGGAAGGGTTTTGGCTTTAGAGGTCGCTTTTTTCAAGACAGGATCCTCCTTGTATATGAAGTAATTTTACAATCCATGGGCCTCTCTCCGTTGCGGGGAGAGGTTGGAGAGGGGTCAAAACCGGATTCCCGATTTCCCGGAAATGACATGTATTGCCGGGCGGTGCCGCCAAGGGCGAATGACCATCCGCCTCTACAATAATGTTTCCTTTGTGTGCTTTGTGTTCTCTGTGGTTAAAACAAGTTTTTTTAACAAACCGTGTTTATCCGTGTCCCATTTCTTAATAACATCCCTCTCCTAATGCTTTAGGGGAGGGGCAGGGTGGGGTCAGTACTCCTTTACCGCCTTGATGGCGCTCTCCGGGGTCAGCCGGCCGAAGGTGTCGTTGTCCACCATCATCACCGGGGCCAGGCTGCAGCATCCCAGGCAGGCCACCGATTCCACCGTGAACTTGCCGTCGGCCGTGGTCTCCCCATCTTTGACATTCAGTCCGGCCTCGATGGCCACGCTGACCTTCTCGGCCCCGCCCACGTGGCAGGCCGTCCCGTGGCACACCCTCACCAGGTGCTTCCCTATGGGCTTCAGGCGGAACTGGGTGTAAAAAGTGGCCACCCCGTAGATCTGGCTCAGCGGTATCGCCAAACCCTCGGAGATGGCCCTCAAGCTGTCCTGCGACAGGAAACCCAGCGCCACCTGCACCTCCTGCAGCACCGGGATCAGCGCCCCCTTGTTGCCCTTGTATTTGGCCAGGACCCGGTCGATCTTCCCGGCATCGGGATTTGTCTTTCCGGCAGCCTTCTTCATATATCTCTCGCATTTTTATGTTTGGATTAATATAAGAAAATATTTTAACATATAGCCCGCCGCAGTTCAAGATAATTTTATATACGACATTTCCTTTGACTGGCCTCCGGATTTATCGTATAATTCCGGGATTATTATCATAACTCAACCCCACACCCCTTCTCTTTAAAAGAGAAGGGGCGCAGGGGGGATGAGTTGGTATCAGATCAACTATAGCTGCAACAATATCATGGATAAAATATAGAATGATCCCCCCGACACCAAAACCCTCCCCCCGCCTGCTGCATATCGACTGGGCCCGCGGCCTGGCCGTGCTGTGGATGATCCGGGGCCACGTGATAGATTCTTTCCTGGCGCCGGCTTACCGGCAGTCCCAGGCCTTCCATTTCTGTCAGATGCTGGGGGCCTATACCGCCCCGGCCTTCCTGTTCCTGGCCGGGCTGTCGGTGGGGCTGAGCTATGCCAAGATGGACCAGATGGACATCTCCTTCGGCAAAAGGCTGTGGTTCTCCACCCGGCGGGGGCTGGAGGTGCTGGGCATCGCCTACTTGTTCCGGCTGGAGGAGTTCCTGCAGTGGGCGCCATACTCAAAGTGGCGGGACCTCCTGAAGTTCGATATCCTCAATAATATCGGGATATCCCTGATATTGGTGGGTTTGCTTTTCGCAGTGATAAAAAAGAACCATCTTAGATACTGGGCTCTGGCCGCAACGGCCATCCTGGTGGCTTTGCTATCACCGGCGGTCTGGAGCTCTCCGCTGGTCAATTCACTGCCCTGGTATATCCGGAATTTCTTCAATGCGTCCGTCGGGTTCGGGTACTTTCCCCTTTTCCCGTATTTTGTTTTCGTCCCGGCCGGGGCCATGGCGGGCCTGCTGACCAGGCGATTCAGAGGCGACAAATTAAAGCTGATCCTCCTGCACTACGGGCTGATCGCCGCCGGGATGCTGCTGATGCTGGGCGGGATCTGGGCCGCCGTCAGCATCCCCCATTCCCACGGCTGGATATTGTTCTACAACAGTCCGGAATATTCCTTTATCCGGATAGGGATGCAGGCCGTGGTGCTGTCGGAATGTTTCTTTCTGTGCCTGTTGTTCAAACCGGAGAGCTTCTCCTTCATGCGGCTGATGGGCCGGCACTCACTGATGCTCTACTGGGTGCACATCGCCCTGGTCTACGGCCGGCTGACCTCCGGCCTGCAGAAAGATCTGAACTGGCCGCAGGCTATCACAGCCCTGGTCCTGACCGTGGCCCTGATGGTCCTGCTGGCCTGGACGGTGGAGAATTGGGCCAGGATAAGACCCCGCCTTTCTTTCCCCACGAAATACACCAAATGACACGAAAACACTTTTCAAATAATAAAGGGACACAGACTGCTGTGTCCCTTTATCTATTGTCCTTTACCGTTATCTACATTTATCTTTCCGGTTTGATTGGAACTACCCAGATCCGCTGCAGGCGGATAGGCGGGGTCCGGGGGCGCAGAAGCGGAGAATAACAGAAAACAATTATTTAAGAGACATTTGCGCCAGAGAACCAACCACCTATTAGCAGGGTAGGTAGCCTTACAAATTCATTTAGAAAAACGGTCAGCCCTGTGCCCCCGGCGGGTCTTTCGCCCTTTCTGCCCGCACAGAAAGGGCCGCGAGAAAACAGAATGCTGTCAGAGATCAAATATCGCTTCCGCCATATACCCATCCTTGGTCCTTTCTGCTCTCAATCCGTGGATGACACTGTCACCCATTCGGCTTGCCAGGCCAGCTGGCCATCTCAGGGTGACAGTGCCGCAAGATAGCGACAGCCGGGCACGCCTGCCTGCACGGCAAAGGAACTTATCCCAAATTTCATTTCCTGTCAATATATTTCTCCGCTTGGTTGACTCTGCCCCAAAAGTGTTTTATAATTCATCGTACATTCAGCTGACAAACAATAAATCTAAGGAGCAGCATGGAGCGCATCGTTGAGATCTTGCGGGACCTGGAGGCCATCCATTCGCCGTCGGGATTCACCAATCAGATCATGGGATATCTTGAGGTGCTGGCCCAGGGCGCCGGGATAACCACCAAACGCACCAACAAGGGCGGCCTGGTGGCCGGAAACCATCCCCAGCCCCGGCTGGTGGTGGCCGGGCATGTGGACACCCTGGGGGCCATGGTCAGCGGCATCAATGCCGACGGGAATCTGTCCCTCACCAAGATCGGCGGGCCCATCCTGCCCTCGTTCGAGGGCGAGTATGTCACCATCCGAACCGTCAACGGCCGGGAGTTCCGGGGAACGCTTTTATTGAACAATCCCGCCGCCCATGTCAATGACGAGGCCGAGAAGACCGTCCGCAAGGCCGAGAACATGCACATCCGGCTGGACGCCGAGGTGGCCAAAAAGGAGGACACCGAGGCTTTGGGCGTCCGGATCGGCGATTTCATTTTCTTCGACCCCCGGTTCGAGTTCACCGAGACCGGCTATATCAAGTCGCGCTTTTTGGACGATAAGGCCGGCTCGGCCGCCATGCTGGACGCCATGCTGACCCTGGGGGCCGAGAAGCTCAAGACCATCCCGGTGGCCTTCTTCTTCTCCAATTACGAGGAGGTGGGGCACGGGGCGGCCTCCGGCCTGCCGGAGACCGCGGTGGAGATGCTGGTGGCCGACATGGGGGTGGTGGGCGAAAAGGTGGAGGGCGACGAAAGCTCGGTGTCCATCTGCGTCAAGGATTCCACCGGGCCGTACGATTACGGCATCCGCTGCAAGCTGACCGAGCTGGCGGCCAGGAACAAGATCCCCCACAAGCTGGACGTGTTCCCGCATTACGGCTCGGACGGCTCGATTGCCTTGATAGCCGGGTACGACATCCGGGTGGGGCTGATCGGGCCGGGGGTCTCGGCCAGCCACGGCATGGAGCGGACCCATTTGAAGGGCCTGAACGCCACCCGGGACCTGATGCTGGCGTATATAAAAGAGACGCTGGGATAACCGACCTAACCCCTACCCCTTCCCGAAGCGGGAAGGGGTTTCTTATTGCCCCCTCCGCAACGGAGGAGGCAGGGGGCGGTCATTGCGAGAAGACTGCGAAGCCATACTTATGAAGCAATCCACGTTAACCAATAGAAGAAGCCGGGCAATGCCCGGCTTCTTCTATATTTCTTTAAATCCAATACTTTTCAGGTAATTATATGTTGGGTTATAGTATTCAGGTTTTCTGGTATGGTCATCTTCCGAACCCGGTGGCACAACTATTACCATACCTTGCCGTGCTCTAGTCATTAATACACGATAAGCATTTTTTTGATAATTTTTACGGTCATCTTTTTTAATCTGATTCCATTTGTGCCCACAAAATGACCTATGCTCCCAACCACTTGGTGTGTATCTAAAATCAGCATCCCAGGTAACGCAAGCCCAGTCTAATTCTAGCCCCTGCACATGGAATTCTGTCGCCACATCCTCCAAATAATAGGAAGACCTGACATCCTCTTTCCCATCTAAAAACCAATGAATTGGGTCCATAGGTGATTTTACATCTATGGCATGTGGTTTTAATCTCTCTGCTTGAGAAGATACAACAATTCCGTATCGTTCTGAACCACGTGCATTTTGTTTAAGCCATTCTTTTGCTTTATTAATGTCACGTGTTATTACAATTGGATATTTATCTTTGACTTTATTTAATGTCTCACGTGCAGATTGCACATTTTGATCTAATAATTGTTTTATCAACAATGACACATCTTCGGCTCTGAATGAACGCATTGAAACAGAAAGATGCAATTCTTCTTTTTTGTTCACATTTTTACGGTTTTTTATTTCAGTTATCACTCTGCCAGCACCATACTCACTATCAGTAAGCCGTGGTGAAATATAAATATGCCAATTGGGAAATGACCTGTTTAAAGAATCAATCCACTCACTTATACCCGCTTCTCCAGTATTTATTTCTTGCCCACCACCCACAAGGCACACAATGACTGCCCAATCTTTGTGTCTATCTAAACAAGAAATTAAAAATTCCGGTTCTGATTTGCTGAAATTCGGCGTATTTTTCTTGCGACTCATGAAATTAGCTGTTTGCACCAAGGTCCACGCCCGTTGAGCTTCGTCAAATAATGCAACATGTTCTATAGGTGGCTGTAAATCAACAAGACAAGCATCACGGAAATTATGGACATTTTGAATAAAAAGCTTTACCTCGCTCATTGCCTCAGCTTTTTTTACTTTCCTGCCAAAATCTTTCTCATGTTTCACCTTGTTTCGTGCTAAAGCCTCGCGCAAAATGGACACCAAGGGTCCATTGCCAGAAAGAAACACACTGTAGAGCTCATTTTTTTTATCAATATGCTTTGTTGCAATATTTAACCCAACCAATGTTTTTCCCGCGCCAGGAACGCCAGTAACAAAACAAATAATTTTATTGGATTTCTGTTTAGCTTCTTTGATTATTTCAGTTATACTATCAGATGTTTGACTTAGATTTATGGCACTAGCATCACTACGTGATATCTCTTCAACGGAATGCCCTTTATAAAGGGCCATCGCAGCTTCAATTATTGTTGGGGTAGGGCAATAACGTCCGCGCTCCCAATTTGCTGCATCAATTACTTGACCATCAGAAAATTTTATTACATCATTAATAACTGTCTTTAGCAAGTCAACATTGCTCTTAATGGGGAAAAGGAGTTTATCGTTTTGTGGTGTCGTTGCAATAATGGGTGACACTGCCAGAGCCTTGGATGCAATAATTATTGGTGCAATATGTTGGTTATGGCTTGTTTCATGGAAATTTTTTAAATCTAAGGCGTAATCACATACTTGATCATTTGCGCTTTCCGTAAAATGGCTTTCACCGATTTTAAATTCAAGAACAAAAATAACTGATTTGATAATTAGAACAACATCTATTCGCTTTCCCATTCGTGGTATTGAATATTCAAAAAACAATGTCCCTTGGAAATCAATAAGTGCTTTTTTTAATATTTCAATTTCATCCAGCCAAGCATCTCTTTGCGTGTTTAATACTGGAAAATCGCTGTTTTTTGTTAGCACCCCAAGTATTTCATTGGGTTTGGTTTTTAAAAAATCGCTTATTTTTGCAGAATAATATTCTCGTCTCATATTACAAATCAATTATATTATTTTACGCCATTTCTATTATAGCGTTAACCTAAATTCTATACCATCCTCCATACCAAATCAAGCTAAATCTACCCCTTAATCACACCGCCATTTTCTCCTTGAAATCCCCCACCTTTTAATATATAATAAGATTTTATGCGGCAACCAGTATCATGCTTTGCCGCAACACGGAGAAACAAGGTCGCTTCATAAAGAGATCCCCGTCAGCCGCCTGGCAACAGGTGCAGGACACCCCTCCGTTCCTCCCCTTTTTAGGGGAGACTAAAACCCCTCGCCAAATTTATTTGGAGAGGGGCAGGGG
The sequence above is drawn from the Candidatus Edwardsbacteria bacterium genome and encodes:
- the nuoF gene encoding NADH-quinone oxidoreductase subunit NuoF, whose product is MVGLGSCGIAAGGHKVKAALMESLKKAKLNVQVSDTGCVGMCYSEVLLDVHHKNGQVYTYGNMTPDRMPRFVDQHLTKGQPVAEWLVRASDRALPDDSFYAKQKRIVLRNCGQMDPEKIEDYMAHGGYKALEKALRKMSPDQVIKEVLDSGLRGRGGAGFPTGRKWHFARGSQGGKKYIVCNGDEGDPGAFMDRSVLEGDPHNVMEGMLIAGYAIGADEGYFYVRAEYPLAVERLKLAIEQAKKRGFLGKNIMGTKFCFEMKIKEGAGAFVCGEETALMASIEGQRGMPRLRPPFPAVSGLWGKPTNINNVETFANVPWIILNGAAAFASLGTEKSKGSKVFALAGKIARGGLVEVPMGITINEIIHEVGGGIKDGRSFKAVQMGGPSGGCIPAALGNTIVDYDSVGQTGAIMGSGGMVVMDDTTCMVDIARFFLDFTQKESCGKCTFCRVGTKRMLETLERITKGQGKEGDIELLLELAEKIKISSLCGLGQTAPNPVLTTVKYFREEYEAHIKEKRCPAHSCKELLKYEIVPEKCVGCTACARVCPVTAISGQVKKPHVIDQETCIKCGNCVTKCKFDAIKVR
- the nuoE gene encoding NADH-quinone oxidoreductase subunit NuoE gives rise to the protein MKKAAGKTNPDAGKIDRVLAKYKGNKGALIPVLQEVQVALGFLSQDSLRAISEGLAIPLSQIYGVATFYTQFRLKPIGKHLVRVCHGTACHVGGAEKVSVAIEAGLNVKDGETTADGKFTVESVACLGCCSLAPVMMVDNDTFGRLTPESAIKAVKEY
- a CDS encoding heparan-alpha-glucosaminide N-acetyltransferase domain-containing protein; protein product: MIPPTPKPSPRLLHIDWARGLAVLWMIRGHVIDSFLAPAYRQSQAFHFCQMLGAYTAPAFLFLAGLSVGLSYAKMDQMDISFGKRLWFSTRRGLEVLGIAYLFRLEEFLQWAPYSKWRDLLKFDILNNIGISLILVGLLFAVIKKNHLRYWALAATAILVALLSPAVWSSPLVNSLPWYIRNFFNASVGFGYFPLFPYFVFVPAGAMAGLLTRRFRGDKLKLILLHYGLIAAGMLLMLGGIWAAVSIPHSHGWILFYNSPEYSFIRIGMQAVVLSECFFLCLLFKPESFSFMRLMGRHSLMLYWVHIALVYGRLTSGLQKDLNWPQAITALVLTVALMVLLAWTVENWARIRPRLSFPTKYTK
- a CDS encoding M42 family metallopeptidase, whose amino-acid sequence is MERIVEILRDLEAIHSPSGFTNQIMGYLEVLAQGAGITTKRTNKGGLVAGNHPQPRLVVAGHVDTLGAMVSGINADGNLSLTKIGGPILPSFEGEYVTIRTVNGREFRGTLLLNNPAAHVNDEAEKTVRKAENMHIRLDAEVAKKEDTEALGVRIGDFIFFDPRFEFTETGYIKSRFLDDKAGSAAMLDAMLTLGAEKLKTIPVAFFFSNYEEVGHGAASGLPETAVEMLVADMGVVGEKVEGDESSVSICVKDSTGPYDYGIRCKLTELAARNKIPHKLDVFPHYGSDGSIALIAGYDIRVGLIGPGVSASHGMERTHLKGLNATRDLMLAYIKETLG
- a CDS encoding DUF2075 domain-containing protein — its product is MRREYYSAKISDFLKTKPNEILGVLTKNSDFPVLNTQRDAWLDEIEILKKALIDFQGTLFFEYSIPRMGKRIDVVLIIKSVIFVLEFKIGESHFTESANDQVCDYALDLKNFHETSHNQHIAPIIIASKALAVSPIIATTPQNDKLLFPIKSNVDLLKTVINDVIKFSDGQVIDAANWERGRYCPTPTIIEAAMALYKGHSVEEISRSDASAINLSQTSDSITEIIKEAKQKSNKIICFVTGVPGAGKTLVGLNIATKHIDKKNELYSVFLSGNGPLVSILREALARNKVKHEKDFGRKVKKAEAMSEVKLFIQNVHNFRDACLVDLQPPIEHVALFDEAQRAWTLVQTANFMSRKKNTPNFSKSEPEFLISCLDRHKDWAVIVCLVGGGQEINTGEAGISEWIDSLNRSFPNWHIYISPRLTDSEYGAGRVITEIKNRKNVNKKEELHLSVSMRSFRAEDVSLLIKQLLDQNVQSARETLNKVKDKYPIVITRDINKAKEWLKQNARGSERYGIVVSSQAERLKPHAIDVKSPMDPIHWFLDGKEDVRSSYYLEDVATEFHVQGLELDWACVTWDADFRYTPSGWEHRSFCGHKWNQIKKDDRKNYQKNAYRVLMTRARQGMVIVVPPGSEDDHTRKPEYYNPTYNYLKSIGFKEI